aaaaaaaacacacactaaATTAAGAAATGAGAAAATAGAAACAATAAAAGTACAAAAGTATATTGCGTATACAATCCAAAAGTTATGAGTTCATGTTCTTGATTGGAAACCGTCCTAATGGTTGCGACTGCGAGGCTTATTTTCATAAAGTCCATCACCCATTCCACCTCCAATAGCTGCCCGTCCGTTCGGTCGGTGCTTCCTGAAGATCCTGGCTATGCGGCTATTGGGTTCGAATTGCTCCTCCTCACTTTCGGACCCATCTGCTTGATTATTTCGGTGACATCCCAGCGACAGTGACTCCCTGATCAACGGACAGTGGTTATCACCCGCCAATCGTGTCTTGATCCTCAGCATCAGGCAGCATTCCGAGCGAGTCCTTTGAGCCATTAGCTCACAGAAATGATGAATGGCGTTCATTGTCAGCGACTCGATGCCCAAGTAATGAGACGCCAGGATAATCTCCACCAGCTGGTACAGTTCGTTGCCCAACAATCGCTCCTCCCAGGAGCACAGAAGATATGAGGAACGCTTCATTTCATTCAAGTCAGCAACGCATTGATCATCGTTGGCATTGTCACCTGCGCACCTGATAATCCCACATCGTTTACAAAAATTTTGCATCACATTGGCATGAATTACGATATTATCCTCACTTCTTGAGCAACAGATTCCACGTTCGATAATGAGTTCATCTTCGCCAGTTTTTATCTCTGTGATATTGTCTTTGTCAATGTCggtaattttttttgcaattacaAAACCAACTTGACGGTTACCATTTACTTTTGTGAATTCATTAATTGTATCTTTCGTGCAATCTGTACTACTTTTGtttgtgcttttgttttttgaaattaattgaatgtTTGGATTATATACGACTAGCTGTCCATtagtttcatttataattgtGCAGCTATcgtttttttgattttcgttttgtttgttaacaTTACATTTCATAACATTTTCTGGATTTTGCATGTTATTTTCAAAACATTCCTTGGAGTCGCTTGCTTGAATGCTAGTAACATCTGCCTCTTCATCAACACCTTCACTATTGCTTTCACAACTGTTCTCGGTATCTTCACCTCTAATCGGTGTATTATCATTATATAATTCTATATTCTTCAGTATTTCTGAGCAatcattttcgattttttcgccGAGAATCTGACTTGTTAAATTTACCGTACGTTGAGCATTACCTTGAGTAATCTCACTGATTTGACAGCTGGTCTCGCTACTcgcgtttccgtttccttcGCGGATGTCGCTAATGAACGTCTCAACTGTAGGTGTCGCCTCGGCGACTTTCTCATTTCCGTTTGCGCATAGAGTCTTCTTGTGCATCCACATGATCACGCGTAGCAGCGTCACCGATCGAATGGATCGCAGCGGAATGGGCTGCACCTCCATTTCCAAATGGCTCATTATCCGCGAATGGCGATACATCAGGGGAGTGGGCACATTGATCAGCCGATGATCGCTGCAAAGGAAACGCATTTGTTCCATACCCGGTTGCCTTCGTCCGGCCACCAGATCCAGCAGGCTCTTTGCTGTCCTGCTAGCGGCAGGATCCTTCTCTGGGTCAGCCGGAATTGCCtcttttattggtttttgcAGCCGGAAATCGGCGCTGCAAAAGCTATCGTTGGCTTTCAATAGCACGGGAGAATCGCCAATCGGAGCAGCGTGAGCCAACTGAATGCGACGAAAGGATGTACGATTGCCACGTACTGCCAGCGGTTTTGAGCGTCGCACCAGTGAGCGGATCACCGCGTCCTCTTCCGTTAGCGTTTTCTTGAATACAGCTTTCGGCGACACTGGCTTCACCAGACCGCTCAGCGTGTTGCTGATCGGCAGCGGCATATGGGAGCGGCTCAGCGAACTGCGACTTGGTAGCGCGGCATCACGGATGCGGGAAATTCGCGAGTTTGGACCATCCAGTACCGTTAGCGAGTTTCTAACGCGTTCCGGAATTCTCGACTTGAATCTAGATGAcatgtttcttgttttttttttttttttggtacttCCGAATAGAAAATATgtctgcttaatttcggtctTAGATAATGGCtagccagtgtgtgtgtgtgactggCATGATTGCTATCCCTATGTCGACTGGATCAAAAACGATGCCAAGAGCACTGACATAAATGAACCCTAACCCTATGGTAACTCGATCGAATGCAATGCCAAGAGAACTGGCCTAAATTCATATATCGAATGTATTTGTCATTATCATAATGTAGGGGCTTAACTAccaaaattaataattgttcttaaagaaaaaaataattaatccCAGCTTGGTTAGTTATTTAATCAAAACGGTATGCCAAATTTCTCTCTCAAAGTTAAACCACTATTGGCTATTGGTTTTCTGATTTTAGATGACTTTCGGGCataaactattatttttagaCAAGGTAATCACTATTGATTGAACAAGTATGGGGAAATCGAACAGATATACTTATCGATAGGCAACAAGCAGGAGTCAAACTAAATCTCTGAATAAACAATTCTGCCCTTCGGCCATTCAACATTCAGGTATTCCTTTGCAGCAGTTTCAAAAAAAAGGACGACctcaattaaatgcattttcaaacCATTTTTCAGCCTTCCTACAGGATTTGCTAGCACTTCTATGTGCGTAGATTTTGTTTgtctctatgtgtgtgtgtgtgtgtgagcaggacattaaaaagtaatttaaatggaattcctTGGCGTTCGCCACGGGACTCAGGAGTGTGGGCTTCGAAATTGAGAATGGAATAAGAATGGCGACATTGCGACGCACAGTGGTAGGCACTGCCTTATTGTAATTAGAGCGATGAGACAATAAATCTCAATATAGGCCAATCCGTCCGTCCATTCAGTTccgtttcaatttcattccATTCGTTGCCGGGTGCGTGGATTTAAATTGCATTGAGAGGAAACAAAAGGAGCAGTATCTGGGAAGCCAACGAAGCACCATGGCAATGCATAAATCTAGCACTCTTCCCTGTATTCTCTGCAAAAATCAAACAGAGGTGTACTGGAGTGCACTGAAAACTAAAATGATCCACTTATACATAAGCTGCATATATGGTTTTGGTTGTAAAACGGAATGCTAAGTAAGATCACAATAATAAGAACCACAAGAActtgtatataaaatatattcgataaatatgcAATCTGTTCTATATCAATACATATAGTATAGTGTATATATCggatacattttaaaatttctctcagtgcttaAAGAAGCACCAACTAAACGATAAAAACTGAAGCAGAACTCGAGGGCAAGGGTAGAGAAATGTGGGAAAAGCGGCTGCGTAGTCGCAGGCATTAGCtcaaaattgcaaaacttAAGCCAAATGCTGGCGCGGAAAAAGAGGCAAAACAGTTAAAACGGAATCGGTCTAAAAGGAAAAGCACGAAGAGTGCGTAGAAAGGGTGGATAGAGGGAAGGGAAACAACAGGAGAGGTACGTAGTGTGCGGgtgaaaaagggaaaatcaaaaaaccacGAAACCAGACGAAGGAGATGGCTCATTCTTTGTTTTATGCCATCTACATAATAGATGGCGCAAGGAAGTAATAGACAGAGatggcaaatggcaagaaAGAGACGCCACGAGAGGCGGAGAAAAGGACGGAAACAAGTCAATTTGCATTCCGGCTTAAACGAACATCGCCGGGTTAGTTAATGTTGCAAAAAaggttaaaacaaaaaaaaagaagagtaAAGAAGAGAATTTCGGCTGCATCAGCAATCGCAAATTGGACGCGGGAGTAGGgaaacataataaaaataaataaaacagacAGCTGGCCAATAATTATCACTTGTGCTTGCCGTCCaactttttttattgtttcaaaattagtttagcTTTCGACCGACGACCACTAATCAATCAACTTAGGAGGAAACTTCGATTAACTTTGCTCGACAGCAATTAACTTTAACTTTGCTAATGAATCGAACAACAAAGCAACTTCTCTGGGTCAAAATGTGAAAGCAAAGCAGTTGTGGGTCAATTGCAGGATGGACAACTAAGGGAAAATGTAAAGATATTTAATAGTTGTACAGTAATTTGAAACGGACCAATTTAACAATAATTTCAAGTGCTCTATGCAAACTGAAGCACTACTTAATAATctttacttaatattttattttaatcggaaataaattggcaaatatttgcatttaacaatttctgtttatttgtattttacaaaatgttttccGCTAAACCCAAACTAGATTTGATTTCACCGTGAATAGAGCTCAACGCCAATCGTTAATCGGCAAACAAGAGTCAAATATCGGCgctaaattgtttaatttattggaATGGCAATGCAACTCCCTGGAATAAACtggaaaactcattaaaacGCAGCTAAACAAAATTCTCaatggaataaataaatattattgactTTGGTTTATTGCTTTCGGTTGTGTAACTGGCATGgctattataaaattaattaaattacacactcgcacgcacCAGCACAAAAAGGCTGAAAGAGACGGCCAGCTGTTTGGCGATAGAGACAGCGATATCCCAATTACAAAACCATAATTTCCACACGCCAGcacatgcacatacatatgtacatacgtgtgtaagtgtgtgtatCGGGATTTTTTGGCCATGGACTGCattcaaaatgcaatttgtttgcagctctctctatctctctatatctctctctctctttctgtcgCATTTTGTCGTTTAATTGTAGTACTCACTAATTGAGCGGCATGCAAATGCATCtcaaataacacaaaaacCAATCGGAATGTATCGAcatcaaataaaagtttaattaacaattaaaactgCCTAATACGTGTGCACGCAGAGAACTTTTCGATTTAATTATGGCTTATGTTGACAAGCGTGCATATTTTTCATGGCACATTTGCAGACTGctcgtaaatatttaaaaacacacaatgcaaatgcagcctATTAGTTGGAAAAACTATTGATAAACCCATTATTATACAATGCTGTAgcaaacttaattttttaaatttaataagccaTTTAGTTGAATCCTTTTTATGATACTAGCATGAATAACAACTTTCTTTCGATTGGTTAAAATGTGGAAACAATTGACCTGAAACTTCTCTCTACGTAACCACTTGTTTTCTCTTGCcatttcaaatataatatttgcagATCTTTTGCTTATAGCATTTGGTTACCTTAGAAGCTCCCTTCAATTATGTAAGACCCAGTACTTGAAGGAACTTATCCCGTTGGAGGAGCACAACTGTTGCTAAGCCCCCAAAAGGGTTCGAGCCAATCCTTTCGAGTAAATTCCATTGCCccaaggcaaacaaaggccACAGCTAATAgtgtgaaaacaaaacaaggaaACATAAGGGAAGGTAAGaaagggaaataaaaataaatataaaaataaaggatGTGGGCAAGAGACGCGAGCAAGGGAAAAATATCGTAAAATGCTAaggtaaacaaacatttataaataatgaaCATTGATTGCTTATTTGAACAAAATGAAGGCGGACATGGATACGTATACGATTGCGATTTCACGTTCAAGgataaacaagaaaaaagcGAACGGAAGTCGTTGAACTGCACTCCATAAATGTAATTGTGCCTGTGAATGGGGCTGTCTAATCATTATGGTCCTCAGAGGGCAAACTCATCGAGGAACTTAATTGATTTGGGTGTGCGGAAAAACAGGGAGAAGTAGCCATTGGCAAAGCGAAGTGGGATTGAAAGGAAGCCGAATAATTGAACCTCAAATGTCTATcaaaattgcttaaaaaatgCACTTTTAAAAGTATCGAAATGTTCCTAAAAAGACCACTTTCTCCGCCTGCGAGAAAATCTGGCTGAGAAGTTGTTTGCTCCATTACTCCGTGTCTCTGCTCATTTGGCCTTCATTGAGTTGGGCTTATGGTTTTCAATTTGAGTGTTTCTGGGGCCATCTCTGTCATGCATACGTCCAAGGTGCTTAATAATTTAGCAACAACCACCCACACAGCTGCAGCTCACCTCTATACAGAGAAGAGAGAAAGTCCTCCTCCATCCATACAATCAATGTCattatgcgtgtgtgtgtgtgtgtgtgccatgcgGTATGCAATGCGAATTTAATGCACTTCTTGATGCAGCTGTGCATAAGAAATCAGTTGCAACCTGCGAGACGCCAAATAGTCTTACATTTTCCGCATCTCAAATGGAGGTGGAGACATCTCTAGCATTTggttttccacattttctcGGAAAACTTTTCTACTCATCACATAaacaatgccacgcccacaagtcCGAGTGCTcacactcaaagaaaatgcGCAATActcaattattttgtatactaataatgttttaaatttaacatttagAAAGTGACACATAGTTAGACGCTAACATATGCCTATGTTCTACCCAAAAACACATTAATTTACACACATTTGCGGATTTTCCATTTAGTTTCTCGGTGTAGTTGGGTGCATTTATGAgaagttttcccttttttcggTGTGGCCTGAACGTTGACAgccggcaaatgcaaatgcggtTTTAGCATTTGCATGACGTTCCGTACGTTATTTACAAAATGGCTAAAATGCCAACATGGCTGCCATTCACAGCTAATgacattttaaacaaagacTTCCGATCGCCCTTGCTCTTTCGCACCCATCTCGCTACTTATTGTGCttgctaatattttttttttttttgtaaaatgcttTCAGcgtaaaatatgaaaatattattagcaTTAAGATATGCTAGGGAACGGAATGGGATTGCATGGAACAGCAGGGATCGCCTCTAAGTACCTAAGTACCGAATGCCATTTGCCATCACccattttccacacttttccacttgccattttccatttcccatttccccatttgcACAGGGCCACTTTCCACCATCAACACATTTTCAATGAAATAATTGCCTTCAACAGAAACACTTCggtagcatacttttcagggCACGTACGGTGAAGATTATGAATGATTTAAGCAGTTAGAAGAATGGGATTAAAAGGATTTTAATTGCTTACATTACTACCGATTAGTACAAATGCcaaacccttttttttaacttctaatattttgtttgaattttcaatacaagcattttggccagctcgCGAATGAAAGAAAAGCATCGGCTATAAGGATAAAATGCCAGTGCCTAATCCACAATCGACATTAATTCATGCGAGTGCATAATTCACATACCCTTAACCCACCGCTGGCCCCCCGGAAGCGGCATGACCCACCTCTTAACCCACATGCAGTTTGCTCCACATGGAGAGCCAGCGAAGCGAACAACTTGCGCTGTTTTCTCATTATTTATGCGCGACCTTGTTTTgtgccatttttattattttgctaaTTTCGCGCattataaaaaacaacaacaaaaataaagcccTATACTAACAAcagtgcaaaataaaaaaaagagagagtgGGAGAGAGATAAGCGTAACCCAAACGTCGGTCTCGTTGGCTATGAAAGATTTCAGCTCGGTTAAAACCAAGTAAATGTTCGCACTCAAATCTAGGACTCATAAAAACTGATtaaaaagaatattaaaaaatgaattgcTGCTTGCAAAAATATGATAGCCCATATTTTAGCACAGCATTTGTATTCAAAATGTTTACATTGAATAggttacattttttttttttgtgtacgCATTTAAAAAGAGTATATTTTTATGCGACTTTGCCCGGATTTCGTTCTCAATCTTccgctttattatttttctcgTCGGTTCTTTTTTGTGGCTTAATTTTTAGAAGGGAAACTTATGGTTTGGTTGTCGTCAGTTGAGAGCTTTTAAcctattttcccatttttgcGCAATTTATCAACAAATTAATGTAAGCATGACGcctcacatacacacacacacacacacttaccaCTCGTGGGCGTGAGTATGTGTGAActtgtgcgagtgtgtgtgcggcgtTGTCAAGAAAATTTGCATGTTTCTCCCACAGAGTCGAGGccccatttttgttttgtttttgatgcATGTAATTAACTTGAAGCGGGCCTTTGCCTTCTACTTATGTAGATCTATGCTGATGTGAAAAGGTGAGGGCAGCTGTTCATGTAtacgtttatatatatactcacatatatataaacatatatacaatatataatgtatatattatatggtGTGTGGGCGCAGGTATATCATGTCCTTGGTTTTCAAAGAAAACGTTGCGGTTCTGGCTAAAGATCACAAATGCCTATTTGGCCTGGTTCGCTAAATGGTGAGTCAAGCGTGCTTTTGCTCTCAGTAATTTTAGGTAAatattagaaatattttattgtaaaattaatagcttgaaacatttttttctttatttaatatttcaacataACTTATTCCCGGTAATAACCATGTTTGCATAAACGCACTTTGTAATTTAGTGCTTCGTCGggcaacaattaaataattcactaaataaattagttaTGGAAAAGTTTCGAATGCGAGCGCagctgaaaattaatttgtgcggTTGGGTGGAAAACGCAAAAATGTGTGGCAATGAAAGCTAAATATGCCAGGTTGCAATTGAAGAATTCGGGAGGAGCAATGTGTGCACCCCACACACATTCTGGCACCCACTCATTGCAAACTTTCTCCTTTCCATTAGCAATTTTCACAAATAACTATTCCAGTTGCTGCAACTTTGTACGCACTCAACGTACGGCTGCTCAACACGAAAGTTAACTGCTCTCGCCCACTCGTCCATCACCTGTCGCCATAATGCCACGGATGTTTCTGGTATTCCTGTATTTTCGCTTATTGGTTTTGTCATTTATTAACTTTAGCACGGAAATTCACGCTTGACAGGTCCTGCAGTCGCAGCAGTGCCACAGCACTGGCAGCACTAGCAGTCGCGATGAAAGTTTATGACAATGCGACCCAACAACCCATCCGCGACCACGCCCTCCGCCCCCGCCCATCTGATGACGCCCACCTGTCAGGGGGCGTGTCTACACCTGGCAGCACTCAAACGAAGGGCACTGCGGAAAATGTCCAGTGTTGGCAAGCATTCGatggaaaagtgcaaaaataaaaataaacctaTAAATGTATCTAAGTCCACTGCAATTGTTGTAGTCACTTTAATTTACCAATACTAGTTTCTCAGGTATTCATTAACATTACATCAAAATGTTATAATAATCGTTTTAgatattttctctcagtgccaaAACATATATAGTTGAGGTGGCCTAATCGAAGTGAGACgcaaaatagaaacaaatgccaaagttTTGATTGGCAGTTGCCTTTGTTTGTTGGCCGGGAAATGTAGAAAGTTTGGCAAGCCGCAACTTTATACaggtgcaaaaaaaaaatgaaaataaaaacccataGAAAAGTGGGGGGTGCTAAAAGGGGGTGAGCCGCCCGAGTGGGGGACATATGACCAAAACACCCTTCCATTTCGGTTTACAGCCTGGGAAAAGTGACACCACGATGCCATAACATTAAATGCCTAACAAGTTACTCAATTTCAATGGTCAGTCGTCGATGATGCTGTCCCTGTCTGGGGCACTGCGTTGCCATCTCGCTCTAATGGCCGGAAAAGGGCAAGaaaatttccataattttatGGGCTTGACAAGCTCTCGCAGCGAAACACGGACACTGCGCCCGTAAAGTGGAATTTTCAAGAACATCGAAAACCACACGGACCTTCTCGCCAgcgttttaatatttatgcataaaaATTTATAGGTGCTAAGGTACGCAtcagtacatatgtatgtacgtgtatgtatgtatgttgatATGGCCGTAACACCCACCGAAAATCCAGGTGAAAACGTATTTCGAGTCACCTTTTCGCACAGCTAGTTCAACCGCCTCTCTCGGCTTTTCCGCCAGCTTTTCCCTCGACTTTCCTCTGggtttttctgctttttgcaaaaataaaactatcaTTGCAGCAGATCGAAAGCTTTTATGTGTCAAGTTAATGAAACCGGAGGAGCAAGTGTTCAGATGGGGGGATAGATGGGCAAACGGACAGATGGGCAAAATGGGGGGATGGATTCCAACAGCTGATTGCATCGGATTCCATCTTAAGGTGACACTTTATACTGGACTGCCTTTAATCGGGGATTTAACTTTATGGCCCCGCCTTGGtctcattaaatttttatgttcTCTCTGCGCTCTATtccgggtttttttttcgattttttacGGATTTTAAGGAGACGGCAATGACGTTTGAACTTTAAGTCTCCAATCGTTTAGAGCTCAAATCAGCTGTTTTATTTGAATAGTTTTCTATTGGCAAATTTAGAGAGATTtgatttagtttagtttatttatctTGTGATAAGAATTAGTTTTTTCGTGCAGATGTCGTTGGATCAttcagttatttttttttaaggctCATCTGgcggaaaatcgaaaatataaGTTGGATTGAGCTTAGACATTTTTCGGTCCCTCCAAATCGAATTTTTCCTTtcaataaaatgtgaaaaaaataaggaaaggCAGGAAAATTTAAAGCAAGATATCTAAGCCACCGTCCAAATAGAGAAAAGCTAGTGCTGGGTCATATCCTTAGACATAGAaacatccacacacacacacacacatgtgcattcactttcattttcattacacaaatgaaatgaaatttatgccggtaagtgtgtgtgtgtgtgagagagtgTTTTAGCGACGTGGCACTGGCGGAAAATCATAACTTGAAATGCGttaaaatgcatataaaaaatttatagcCTACACTTAGGCTCACATTAAATGACATGCCCGTCAAAGGCTTGTCCAAAAGCAAAGGGTATAAAATTGGCCTCGAAAGGGTGTTACAAGGATCTACACGGGAAAAAAGTCATAACACATATTAGAAACTTTTCAGAAACGAGTTACACTA
This Drosophila simulans strain w501 chromosome X, Prin_Dsim_3.1, whole genome shotgun sequence DNA region includes the following protein-coding sequences:
- the LOC6725802 gene encoding uncharacterized protein LOC6725802, giving the protein MSSRFKSRIPERVRNSLTVLDGPNSRISRIRDAALPSRSSLSRSHMPLPISNTLSGLVKPVSPKAVFKKTLTEEDAVIRSLVRRSKPLAVRGNRTSFRRIQLAHAAPIGDSPVLLKANDSFCSADFRLQKPIKEAIPADPEKDPAASRTAKSLLDLVAGRRQPGMEQMRFLCSDHRLINVPTPLMYRHSRIMSHLEMEVQPIPLRSIRSVTLLRVIMWMHKKTLCANGNEKVAEATPTVETFISDIREGNGNASSETSCQISEITQGNAQRTVNLTSQILGEKIENDCSEILKNIELYNDNTPIRGEDTENSCESNSEGVDEEADVTSIQASDSKECFENNMQNPENVMKCNVNKQNENQKNDSCTIINETNGQLVVYNPNIQLISKNKSTNKSSTDCTKDTINEFTKVNGNRQVGFVIAKKITDIDKDNITEIKTGEDELIIERGICCSRSEDNIVIHANVMQNFCKRCGIIRCAGDNANDDQCVADLNEMKRSSYLLCSWEERLLGNELYQLVEIILASHYLGIESLTMNAIHHFCELMAQRTRSECCLMLRIKTRLAGDNHCPLIRESLSLGCHRNNQADGSESEEEQFEPNSRIARIFRKHRPNGRAAIGGGMGDGLYENKPRSRNH